A genomic region of Bacteroides acidifaciens contains the following coding sequences:
- the rpsL gene encoding 30S ribosomal protein S12, producing the protein MPTIQQLVRKGREVLVEKSKSPALDSCPQRRGVCVRVYTTTPKKPNSAMRKVARVRLTNQKEVNSYIPGEGHNLQEHSIVLVRGGRVKDLPGVRYHIVRGTLDTAGVAGRTQRRSKYGAKRPKPGQAAPAKKK; encoded by the coding sequence ATGCCTACAATTCAGCAATTAGTAAGAAAAGGACGCGAAGTGCTGGTGGAGAAAAGTAAATCTCCAGCCTTGGATTCATGTCCTCAAAGACGTGGCGTTTGCGTGAGAGTATATACTACTACTCCGAAGAAGCCGAACTCTGCAATGCGTAAAGTAGCCCGTGTACGTTTGACTAATCAAAAAGAGGTGAACTCTTACATTCCGGGAGAAGGACACAATTTGCAAGAGCACTCAATCGTTTTGGTGCGTGGTGGTCGTGTAAAAGACCTTCCGGGTGTACGTTATCACATTGTTCGTGGTACTCTTGATACAGCAGGTGTTGCTGGTCGTACTCAAAGACGCTCTAAATACGGAGCTAAGCGCCCGAAACCGGGACAAGCTGCACCGGCTAAAAAGAAATAA
- the rplB gene encoding 50S ribosomal protein L2 translates to MAVRKFKPTTPGQRHKIIGTFEEITASVPEKSLVYGKKSSGGRNNEGKMTMRYIGGGHRKVIRIVDFKRNKDGVPAVVKTIEYDPNRSARIALLFYADGEKRYIIAPNGLQVGATLMSGETAAPEIGNALPLQNIPVGTVIHNIELRPGQGAALVRSAGNFAQLTSREGKYCVIKLPSGEVRQILSTCKATIGSVGNSDHGLESSGKAGRSRWQGRRPRNRGVVMNPVDHPMGGGEGRASGGHPRSRKGLYAKGLKTRAPKKQSSKYIIERRKK, encoded by the coding sequence ATGGCAGTACGTAAATTTAAGCCCACAACGCCGGGGCAAAGACATAAAATTATTGGTACTTTCGAAGAAATTACTGCATCAGTACCAGAAAAGTCTCTTGTATATGGTAAAAAATCATCTGGAGGTCGTAATAACGAAGGTAAGATGACTATGCGCTACATTGGTGGCGGACATAGAAAGGTGATTAGAATTGTCGATTTCAAGAGAAATAAGGACGGTGTTCCAGCAGTGGTTAAGACAATTGAATACGATCCGAATCGTTCGGCTCGTATTGCTTTGTTATTTTATGCTGATGGTGAAAAAAGATATATTATTGCTCCCAATGGATTGCAAGTTGGTGCGACTCTGATGTCAGGTGAAACAGCAGCGCCAGAGATTGGTAATGCTCTTCCTCTTCAAAACATTCCCGTAGGTACTGTGATTCACAATATCGAATTACGTCCGGGACAGGGCGCTGCTTTGGTTCGTTCGGCTGGTAACTTTGCTCAGTTGACTTCTCGTGAGGGTAAATATTGTGTAATCAAGTTGCCTTCAGGTGAAGTAAGACAGATTCTTAGCACATGTAAAGCTACTATCGGTAGTGTAGGTAACTCTGATCATGGATTGGAAAGTTCAGGTAAAGCTGGACGCTCTCGTTGGCAAGGACGTCGTCCTCGTAACCGTGGTGTTGTTATGAACCCGGTTGATCACCCGATGGGTGGTGGTGAAGGACGTGCTTCCGGAGGTCACCCAAGATCACGTAAGGGATTGTATGCTAAGGGACTTAAGACAAGAGCTCCTAAGAAACAATCGTCTAAGTACATTATTGAGAGAAGAAAAAAGTAA
- the fusA gene encoding elongation factor G — MAKQDLHLTRNIGIMAHIDAGKTTTSERILFYTGLTHKIGEVHDGAATMDWMEQEQERGITITSAATTTRWKYAGDTYKINLIDTPGHVDFTAEVERSLRILDGAVAAYCAVGGVEPQSETVWRQADKYNVPRIAYVNKMDRSGADFFEVVRQMKDVLGANPCPIVVPIGAEESFKGLVDLIKMKAIYWHDETMGADYTVEEIPANLVDEANEWRDKMLEKVAEFDDALMEKYFDDPSTITEEEVLRALRNATVQMAVVPMLCGSSFKNKGVQTLLDYVCAFLPSPLDTENVIGTNPETGAEEDRKPSDDEKTSALAFKIATDPYVGRLTFFRVYSGKIEAGSYIYNSRSGKKERVSRLFQMHSNKQNPVEVIGAGDIGAGVGFKDIHTGDTLCDETAPIVLESMDFPEPVIGIAVEPKTQKDMDKLSNGLAKLAEEDPTFTVKTDEQTGQTVISGMGELHLDIIIDRLKREFKVECNQGKPQVNYKEAITKTVDLREVYKKQSGGRGKFADIIVKIGPVDEDFKEGGLQFIDEVKGGNIPKEFIPSVQKGFTSAMKNGVLAGYPLDSLKVTLVDGSFHPVDSDQLSFEICAIQAYKNACAKAGPVLMEPIMKLEVVTPEENMGDVIGDLNKRRGQVEGMESSRSGARIVKAMVPLAEMFGYVTALRTITSGRATSSMVYSHHAQVSTSIAKAVLEEVKGRADLL, encoded by the coding sequence ATGGCTAAGCAAGATTTACATTTGACTCGTAATATCGGTATCATGGCTCACATCGATGCCGGAAAAACAACAACTTCTGAACGTATTCTGTTCTATACTGGATTGACTCACAAAATTGGTGAGGTGCATGATGGTGCTGCTACTATGGACTGGATGGAGCAGGAACAAGAACGTGGTATTACTATTACATCTGCTGCGACGACAACAAGATGGAAGTATGCTGGTGATACTTATAAAATTAACTTGATTGATACTCCGGGACACGTAGACTTTACTGCAGAGGTAGAACGTTCGTTGCGTATCCTGGATGGTGCTGTTGCTGCTTATTGTGCAGTAGGTGGCGTGGAACCGCAATCGGAGACTGTATGGCGTCAGGCTGATAAATATAATGTACCGCGTATTGCATATGTAAACAAAATGGACCGCTCTGGTGCTGACTTCTTTGAAGTTGTACGCCAGATGAAGGACGTTTTGGGAGCTAATCCTTGCCCGATCGTTGTTCCTATTGGTGCTGAAGAATCTTTCAAGGGGCTTGTAGACCTGATTAAAATGAAAGCTATTTACTGGCATGATGAAACAATGGGCGCTGACTATACAGTAGAAGAAATCCCTGCAAATTTGGTTGATGAAGCTAATGAATGGAGAGATAAAATGCTCGAAAAAGTAGCTGAATTTGACGATGCTTTGATGGAGAAATATTTTGATGACCCTTCTACAATTACTGAAGAAGAAGTATTGAGAGCTCTTCGTAATGCAACTGTTCAGATGGCTGTTGTGCCGATGCTTTGTGGCTCTTCGTTTAAGAATAAAGGGGTTCAGACATTGCTTGATTATGTTTGTGCTTTCTTGCCTTCTCCATTGGATACGGAAAACGTGATCGGTACAAATCCTGAAACAGGTGCTGAAGAGGATCGTAAGCCAAGCGATGATGAAAAGACTTCTGCTTTGGCATTTAAGATTGCAACTGACCCTTATGTAGGTCGTTTGACTTTCTTCCGTGTATATTCAGGTAAGATTGAAGCTGGTTCTTATATCTATAACTCTCGTTCTGGTAAGAAAGAACGTGTTTCTCGTTTGTTCCAGATGCACTCAAACAAGCAGAATCCGGTTGAAGTGATTGGTGCTGGTGATATTGGTGCTGGTGTTGGTTTTAAAGATATTCACACAGGTGATACTTTGTGTGATGAAACTGCCCCGATTGTACTTGAATCTATGGACTTCCCGGAACCTGTAATTGGTATCGCAGTAGAGCCTAAGACTCAGAAAGACATGGATAAATTGTCTAATGGTCTGGCTAAGCTGGCTGAAGAAGATCCGACATTTACAGTGAAAACTGATGAACAAACTGGTCAAACAGTTATTTCGGGTATGGGTGAGCTTCATTTGGATATCATCATTGACCGTTTGAAACGCGAGTTTAAAGTTGAATGTAATCAAGGTAAACCTCAGGTTAATTATAAAGAAGCTATCACTAAGACAGTTGATCTTCGTGAAGTTTATAAGAAACAATCTGGTGGTCGTGGTAAATTTGCTGATATCATCGTTAAGATTGGTCCTGTTGACGAAGACTTCAAAGAAGGTGGATTGCAGTTTATTGATGAAGTGAAGGGTGGTAATATTCCTAAGGAATTTATTCCGTCGGTTCAGAAAGGTTTCACAAGCGCTATGAAGAATGGTGTTTTGGCTGGTTATCCGCTGGATTCGTTGAAAGTAACATTGGTTGATGGTTCGTTCCACCCAGTTGACTCAGATCAGTTGTCTTTCGAGATTTGTGCTATTCAGGCATATAAGAATGCTTGTGCTAAGGCAGGTCCTGTTCTGATGGAGCCTATCATGAAGCTAGAGGTTGTAACTCCGGAAGAAAATATGGGTGATGTTATCGGTGACTTGAACAAACGTCGTGGACAGGTTGAAGGCATGGAGTCTAGTCGTTCTGGTGCTCGCATCGTGAAGGCAATGGTTCCGTTGGCTGAAATGTTTGGTTATGTAACTGCGTTACGTACTATCACTTCAGGTCGTGCAACCTCATCAATGGTTTACTCTCATCACGCTCAGGTTTCTACTTCTATTGCTAAGGCGGTATTGGAAGAAGTAAAGGGACGTGCTGATTTACTCTAA
- the rpsJ gene encoding 30S ribosomal protein S10 encodes MSQKIRIKLKSYDHNLVDKSAEKIVRTVKATGAIVSGPIPLPTHKRIFTVNRSTFVNKKSREQFELSSYKRLIDIYSSTAKTVDALMKLELPSGVEVEIKV; translated from the coding sequence ATGAGTCAGAAAATTAGAATTAAATTGAAATCTTACGACCACAACTTGGTTGACAAGTCTGCTGAGAAGATTGTAAGAACTGTAAAGGCTACAGGTGCTATCGTTAGTGGTCCAATTCCTCTTCCTACGCACAAGCGTATCTTTACCGTGAACCGCTCGACTTTCGTTAATAAAAAGTCTCGTGAACAGTTTGAACTCTCTTCTTATAAGAGATTGATCGACATCTATAGCTCAACAGCTAAGACAGTAGACGCTCTGATGAAATTGGAGTTACCGAGTGGTGTGGAAGTAGAAATTAAAGTTTGA
- the rplD gene encoding 50S ribosomal protein L4 encodes MEVNVYNIKGEDTGRKVTLNESIFGIEPNDHAIYLDVKQFMANQRQGTHKSKERSEISGSTRKIGRQKGGGGARRGDMNSPVLVGGARVFGPKPRDYFFKLNKKVKTLARKSALSYKAQNNAIVVVEDFTFEAPKTKDFIAMTKNLKVSDKKLLVVLPEANKNVYLSARNIEGANVQTISGLNTYRVLNAGVVMLTENSLKAIDNILI; translated from the coding sequence ATGGAAGTTAACGTATATAATATTAAAGGTGAAGACACTGGGAGAAAGGTTACGTTAAACGAATCTATCTTCGGCATTGAGCCCAACGACCACGCTATCTATCTGGACGTAAAACAATTTATGGCCAATCAGCGTCAGGGTACTCATAAGTCAAAAGAAAGAAGTGAAATCAGTGGTTCTACTCGTAAGATCGGTCGCCAGAAAGGTGGCGGTGGAGCACGTCGTGGTGATATGAATTCACCGGTTCTTGTTGGTGGTGCACGTGTTTTCGGTCCGAAACCAAGAGACTACTTCTTTAAGTTGAATAAAAAAGTTAAGACATTGGCTCGGAAGTCCGCTTTGTCTTATAAAGCTCAAAACAATGCAATTGTTGTTGTAGAAGACTTCACTTTTGAAGCTCCGAAGACAAAAGATTTCATTGCAATGACAAAAAATCTTAAAGTTTCCGACAAAAAGCTACTTGTGGTTTTACCGGAAGCAAATAAAAACGTATATTTGTCAGCTCGTAACATCGAGGGTGCTAACGTTCAGACTATCTCAGGATTAAATACTTACAGAGTATTGAATGCTGGGGTTGTTATGCTTACTGAAAACTCTCTGAAAGCTATTGACAATATCTTAATTTAA
- the rplW gene encoding 50S ribosomal protein L23: MGIIIKPLVTEKMTAITDKLNRFGFVVRPDANKLEIKKEVEALYNVTVVDVNTVKYAGKNKSRYTKAGIINGRTNAFKKAIVTLKEGDTIDFYSNI, translated from the coding sequence ATGGGAATTATTATTAAACCGTTGGTAACAGAAAAAATGACTGCAATCACTGACAAGTTGAATCGTTTCGGCTTCGTTGTGCGTCCTGATGCTAACAAACTGGAAATTAAGAAGGAAGTTGAAGCTCTTTATAATGTTACAGTAGTTGATGTGAATACCGTGAAGTATGCTGGCAAAAACAAAAGCCGTTATACAAAAGCAGGTATCATCAATGGTCGTACGAATGCATTCAAAAAAGCAATCGTGACATTAAAAGAAGGAGATACTATTGATTTTTATAGCAATATTTAA
- a CDS encoding DUF3467 domain-containing protein, producing the protein MEEQNNNGQLQIELKEEVAQGTYANLAIITHSSSEFILDFIRVMPGMPKADVQSRIIVAPEHAKRLLRALEDNIAKYERVFGTIRISDESPIAPLTSVKGEA; encoded by the coding sequence ATGGAAGAACAAAATAATAACGGACAATTACAGATTGAGTTGAAAGAAGAGGTAGCGCAAGGTACATATGCCAATCTTGCTATCATAACTCATTCAAGTTCAGAATTTATTCTTGATTTTATACGTGTGATGCCGGGGATGCCGAAAGCTGACGTACAATCTCGTATAATCGTGGCTCCTGAGCATGCAAAGCGTCTGTTGCGTGCATTGGAAGATAATATTGCCAAGTATGAACGGGTGTTTGGTACGATACGTATTTCCGATGAATCTCCCATTGCTCCTCTAACGAGCGTAAAAGGCGAAGCATGA
- the rpsG gene encoding 30S ribosomal protein S7 → MRKAKPKKRVILPDPVFNDQKVSKFVNHLMYDGKKNTSYEIFYAALETVKAKLPNEEKSALEIWKKALDNVTPQVEVKSRRVGGATFQVPTEIRPDRKESVSMKNLILYARKRGGKSMADKLAAEIMDAFNEQGGAYKRKEDMHRMAEANRAFAHFRF, encoded by the coding sequence ATGAGAAAAGCAAAACCCAAAAAACGCGTTATCCTTCCGGATCCCGTTTTTAATGACCAAAAGGTTTCTAAGTTCGTAAATCATTTGATGTATGATGGCAAAAAAAATACATCTTACGAGATTTTTTATGCCGCTCTGGAAACAGTGAAAGCAAAACTTCCTAACGAAGAAAAATCAGCTCTCGAAATCTGGAAAAAGGCTTTGGATAATGTGACTCCACAAGTGGAAGTTAAGTCTCGCCGTGTAGGTGGTGCTACTTTCCAAGTTCCTACTGAAATTCGCCCGGATCGTAAAGAATCAGTTTCAATGAAGAACTTGATTTTGTATGCTCGTAAAAGAGGTGGTAAATCTATGGCTGATAAATTGGCTGCTGAAATCATGGATGCGTTCAATGAACAAGGTGGTGCTTATAAGCGTAAAGAAGATATGCACAGAATGGCTGAAGCTAACCGTGCATTCGCTCATTTTAGATTCTAA
- the rpoC gene encoding DNA-directed RNA polymerase subunit beta', with translation MAFRKENKTKSNFSKISIGLASPEEILENSSGEVLKPETINYRTYKPERDGLFCERIFGPIKDYECHCGKYKRIRYKGIVCDRCGVEVTEKKVRRERMGHIQLVVPVAHIWYFRSLPNKIGYLLGLPTKKLDSIIYYERYVVIQPGVKAEDGVAEYDLLSEEEYLDILDTLPKDNQYLEDNDPNKFVAKMGAEAIYDLLARLDLDALSYELRHRAGNDASQQRKNEALKRLQVVESFRSSRGRNKPEWMIVRIVPVIPPELRPLVPLDGGRFATSDLNDLYRRVIIRNNRLKRLIEIKAPEVILRNEKRMLQESVDSLFDNSRKSSAVKTDANRPLKSLSDSLKGKQGRFRQNLLGKRVDYSARSVIVVGPELKMGECGIPKLMAAELYKPFIIRKLIERGIVKTVKSAKKIVDRKEPVIWDILEHVMKGHPVLLNRAPTLHRLGIQAFQPKMIEGKAIQLHPLACTAFNADFDGDQMAVHLPLSNEAILEAQMLMLQSHNILNPANGAPITVPAQDMVLGLYYITKLRAGAKGEGLTFYGPEEALIAYNEGKVDIHAPVKVIVKDVDENGNIVDVMRETSVGRVIVNEIVPPEAGYINTIISKKSLRDIISDVIKVCGVAKAADFLDGIKNLGYQMAFEGGLSFNLGDIIIPKEKETLVQKGYDEVEQVVNNYNMGFITNNERYNQVIDIWTHVNSELSNILMKTISSDDQGFNSVYMMLDSGARGSKEQIRQLSGMRGLMAKPQKAGAEGGQIIENPILSNFKEGLSVLEYFISTHGARKGLADTALKTADAGYLTRRLVDVSHDVIITEEDCGTLRGLVCTDLKNNDEVIATLYERILGRVSVHDIIHPTTGELLVAGGEEITEEVAKKIQDSPIESVEIRSVLTCEAKKGVCAKCYGRNLATSRMVQKGEAVGVIAAQSIGEPGTQLTLRTFHAGGTAANIAANASIVAKNNARLEFEELRTVDIVDEMGESAKVVVGRLAEVRFVDVNTNIVLSTHNVPYGSTLYVGDGDLVEKGKLIAKWDPFNAVIITEATGKIEFEGVIENVTYKVESDEATGLREIIIIESKDKTKVPSAHILTEDGDLIRTYNLPVGGHVIIENGQKVKAGEVIVKIPRAVGKAGDITGGLPRVTELFEARNPSNPAVVSEIDGEVTMGKIKRGNREIIVTSKTGEVKKYLVALSKQILVQENDYVRAGTPLSDGATTPADILAIKGPTAVQEYIVNEVQDVYRLQGVKINDKHFEIIVRQMMRKVQIDEPGDTRFLEQQVVDKLEFMEENDRIWGKKVVVDAGDSQSMQAGQIVTARKLRDENSMLKRRDLKPVEVRDAVAATSTQILQGITRAALQTSSFMSAASFQETTKVLNEAAINGKIDKLEGMKENVICGHLIPAGTGQREFEKLIVGSKEEYDRILANKKTVLDYNEVE, from the coding sequence ATGGCTTTTAGAAAAGAAAATAAGACGAAAAGTAATTTCTCGAAGATCTCAATTGGTTTGGCTTCTCCGGAAGAAATCCTTGAGAATTCGAGTGGTGAAGTTTTGAAGCCTGAAACCATTAATTACCGTACGTACAAACCTGAACGTGACGGTTTGTTCTGCGAGCGCATCTTTGGTCCTATCAAGGATTATGAGTGCCATTGCGGTAAATACAAGCGTATCCGTTATAAAGGTATCGTCTGCGACCGTTGTGGTGTGGAAGTTACTGAAAAAAAAGTACGCCGTGAACGTATGGGACATATCCAATTGGTTGTGCCGGTGGCTCACATTTGGTATTTCCGTTCGCTCCCTAATAAAATCGGTTATTTGCTCGGATTGCCGACAAAGAAACTGGATTCGATTATATACTACGAACGTTATGTTGTTATTCAGCCAGGTGTAAAAGCTGAAGATGGCGTAGCTGAATATGATTTGCTTTCAGAAGAGGAATATTTGGATATTCTGGATACACTTCCAAAGGACAATCAATATCTTGAAGATAATGATCCGAATAAATTTGTTGCAAAGATGGGTGCTGAAGCAATCTATGATTTGCTGGCTCGTCTGGATTTGGATGCTTTGTCTTACGAATTGCGTCACCGTGCAGGTAACGATGCTTCACAGCAACGTAAGAATGAAGCGTTGAAACGTCTTCAGGTAGTCGAATCGTTCCGTTCATCACGCGGACGTAACAAACCGGAATGGATGATTGTACGTATCGTACCAGTTATCCCGCCCGAACTTCGTCCGTTGGTTCCGTTGGATGGTGGTCGTTTTGCTACATCAGACTTGAACGACCTTTATCGTCGTGTGATTATCCGTAACAACCGTTTGAAACGGCTCATCGAAATCAAGGCTCCGGAAGTAATTTTGCGTAATGAAAAACGTATGCTTCAGGAATCTGTCGATTCTTTGTTTGATAACTCACGTAAATCAAGTGCTGTAAAGACAGATGCCAACCGTCCGTTGAAATCATTGTCTGACAGTTTGAAAGGTAAACAAGGACGTTTCCGTCAGAACTTGTTAGGTAAACGTGTTGACTACTCTGCCCGTTCGGTAATTGTCGTTGGTCCTGAATTGAAAATGGGCGAATGCGGTATTCCTAAATTAATGGCTGCTGAATTGTACAAGCCGTTTATTATCCGCAAGCTTATCGAACGCGGTATTGTTAAGACTGTCAAGTCTGCAAAGAAGATTGTTGACCGTAAGGAACCGGTGATTTGGGATATTTTGGAACATGTAATGAAAGGGCATCCGGTACTGTTGAACCGCGCTCCGACACTGCACCGTTTGGGTATTCAGGCTTTCCAACCGAAAATGATTGAAGGTAAGGCAATCCAGTTGCATCCGTTGGCATGTACGGCATTTAATGCTGACTTTGACGGTGACCAGATGGCTGTTCACTTGCCTTTGAGTAATGAGGCAATTCTTGAAGCACAGATGTTGATGCTTCAATCACATAATATTTTGAATCCGGCAAACGGTGCGCCTATTACTGTACCGGCGCAGGATATGGTTCTTGGTTTGTACTATATCACTAAGTTGCGTGCTGGTGCTAAGGGCGAAGGTCTGACATTCTATGGTCCGGAAGAGGCATTGATTGCTTATAATGAAGGTAAAGTAGATATCCATGCTCCGGTGAAGGTAATCGTGAAAGACGTTGATGAAAATGGTAATATTGTAGACGTAATGCGCGAAACTTCGGTTGGACGTGTGATTGTAAATGAAATCGTTCCGCCTGAAGCTGGTTATATCAATACTATTATCTCTAAGAAATCTCTTCGTGATATTATTAGTGATGTAATTAAGGTGTGCGGTGTGGCTAAAGCTGCCGACTTCCTGGATGGAATCAAGAACTTAGGTTATCAGATGGCGTTCGAGGGTGGCTTGTCATTCAACTTGGGTGATATTATCATTCCGAAGGAAAAGGAAACTTTGGTACAGAAAGGTTACGATGAAGTAGAACAAGTCGTAAATAACTATAACATGGGTTTCATTACCAATAATGAACGTTATAATCAGGTTATTGATATTTGGACACATGTTAACTCTGAGTTGTCTAACATCTTGATGAAGACAATTTCTTCGGATGATCAAGGCTTCAACTCTGTGTATATGATGCTTGATTCTGGTGCCCGTGGTTCTAAAGAACAGATTCGTCAGTTGTCAGGTATGCGTGGTTTGATGGCAAAACCGCAGAAAGCAGGTGCTGAAGGTGGTCAGATCATTGAGAACCCGATTTTGTCGAACTTTAAAGAAGGACTTTCGGTATTGGAATACTTTATCTCTACCCACGGTGCTCGTAAAGGTTTGGCGGATACCGCTTTAAAGACTGCTGATGCCGGTTATTTGACTCGTCGTCTGGTAGACGTATCGCACGATGTGATTATTACGGAGGAAGACTGCGGTACACTCCGTGGATTGGTTTGTACAGACCTTAAGAATAATGATGAAGTTATTGCTACTCTGTACGAACGTATCTTGGGGCGTGTTTCCGTACATGATATTATTCATCCTACTACTGGCGAATTACTTGTTGCTGGTGGAGAAGAAATCACGGAAGAAGTTGCCAAGAAGATTCAAGATTCTCCAATCGAGAGTGTTGAAATCCGCTCGGTATTGACTTGCGAGGCTAAGAAGGGTGTTTGTGCTAAATGTTACGGACGTAACCTAGCTACGAGCCGCATGGTTCAGAAGGGTGAAGCTGTAGGTGTAATTGCTGCTCAGTCTATCGGTGAGCCGGGTACACAGTTGACATTGCGTACATTCCACGCCGGTGGTACTGCTGCCAATATAGCAGCAAATGCAAGTATCGTTGCTAAGAATAATGCACGTCTTGAATTTGAAGAGTTGCGTACAGTAGATATTGTTGATGAAATGGGTGAGTCTGCGAAAGTAGTAGTAGGTCGTTTGGCTGAAGTTCGTTTCGTAGACGTAAATACCAACATCGTTCTTTCTACTCATAATGTTCCTTATGGTTCAACGTTGTATGTAGGTGATGGCGACTTGGTAGAAAAAGGCAAGCTGATTGCTAAATGGGACCCGTTCAATGCTGTTATTATCACAGAAGCAACCGGTAAAATCGAGTTTGAGGGCGTAATTGAGAACGTTACTTATAAGGTTGAATCGGATGAAGCCACAGGTCTTCGTGAAATTATCATTATCGAATCTAAGGATAAGACGAAAGTTCCTTCGGCTCATATCTTGACTGAAGATGGTGATTTGATTCGTACTTATAACTTACCGGTGGGCGGTCACGTGATTATCGAAAATGGTCAGAAGGTGAAAGCCGGTGAAGTTATCGTGAAGATTCCGCGTGCCGTAGGTAAAGCAGGTGATATCACGGGTGGTCTTCCTCGTGTTACTGAATTGTTTGAAGCTCGTAATCCGTCTAATCCTGCTGTTGTTTCTGAAATTGACGGTGAGGTAACGATGGGCAAGATTAAACGTGGTAACCGTGAGATTATTGTAACTTCTAAGACTGGTGAGGTCAAGAAATATTTAGTTGCGTTATCTAAGCAGATTCTGGTACAGGAAAATGACTATGTACGTGCTGGTACTCCGTTGTCTGACGGTGCTACTACTCCGGCAGATATCTTGGCTATTAAAGGTCCTACGGCTGTACAAGAATATATCGTGAATGAAGTGCAGGATGTATATCGTCTGCAGGGTGTGAAAATCAATGACAAGCACTTCGAGATTATCGTTCGCCAGATGATGCGTAAAGTACAGATTGACGAACCGGGCGACACTCGCTTTTTGGAACAACAAGTTGTAGACAAACTGGAGTTCATGGAAGAAAACGACCGTATTTGGGGTAAGAAAGTTGTGGTTGACGCAGGTGATTCCCAAAGTATGCAAGCTGGTCAGATTGTAACTGCCCGTAAGTTGCGTGATGAGAATAGTATGCTGAAACGCCGTGACTTGAAACCTGTTGAGGTTCGTGATGCTGTTGCTGCCACATCTACTCAGATTCTTCAAGGTATCACACGTGCTGCTTTACAGACTTCAAGCTTTATGTCGGCTGCTTCTTTCCAAGAAACAACGAAGGTATTGAATGAAGCTGCTATTAACGGTAAGATTGATAAACTTGAAGGTATGAAGGAAAATGTGATCTGTGGTCACTTGATTCCGGCAGGTACAGGACAACGTGAATTTGAAAAACTTATCGTTGGTTCAAAAGAAGAGTATGACCGTATCTTGGCTAACAAGAAAACAGTGCTCGACTACAATGAAGTAGAATAA
- the rpsS gene encoding 30S ribosomal protein S19, producing the protein MSRSLKKGPYINVKLEKRIFAMNESGKKVVVKTWARASMISPDFVGHTVAVHNGNKFIPVYVTENMVGHKLGEFAPTRTFRGHAGNKKK; encoded by the coding sequence ATGAGTCGTTCATTAAAAAAAGGTCCATATATTAACGTAAAGCTTGAAAAGAGAATTTTTGCCATGAATGAATCAGGCAAGAAAGTCGTAGTAAAGACTTGGGCCAGAGCTTCAATGATTTCGCCTGATTTTGTAGGTCATACAGTTGCAGTTCACAATGGAAATAAATTTATTCCTGTTTATGTTACCGAGAATATGGTAGGACACAAGTTGGGCGAATTTGCTCCAACTCGTACATTCAGAGGACACGCTGGTAATAAGAAAAAATAA
- the rplC gene encoding 50S ribosomal protein L3, with product MPGLLGKKIGMTSVFSADGKNVPCTVIEAGPCVVTQVKTVEKDGYAAVQLGFQDKKEKHTTKPLMGHFKRAGVTPKRHLAEFKEFETELNLGDTVTVELFDGADFVDVVGTSKGKGFQGVVKRHGFGGVGQSTHGQHNRARKPGSIGACSYPAKVFKGMRMGGQLGGDRVTVQNLQVLKVIAEHNLLLIKGSIPGCKGSIVLIEK from the coding sequence ATGCCAGGATTATTAGGAAAAAAAATCGGAATGACATCCGTTTTCAGTGCCGATGGTAAGAATGTACCATGCACTGTTATCGAAGCAGGTCCTTGTGTTGTTACTCAGGTTAAAACAGTAGAGAAAGATGGCTATGCAGCTGTTCAGTTGGGTTTCCAGGACAAAAAGGAAAAACATACAACTAAACCGTTGATGGGGCACTTCAAAAGAGCTGGAGTAACACCGAAGAGACACTTGGCTGAGTTCAAAGAGTTTGAAACAGAATTGAATTTGGGTGATACAGTTACCGTAGAGTTGTTCGATGGCGCTGACTTTGTTGACGTTGTTGGCACTTCTAAGGGTAAAGGTTTTCAGGGTGTAGTAAAAAGACATGGTTTTGGTGGTGTAGGTCAGTCTACTCACGGTCAGCACAACCGTGCTCGTAAACCGGGTTCTATTGGTGCTTGTTCTTACCCTGCAAAAGTATTCAAAGGAATGCGCATGGGCGGACAGCTTGGTGGTGACAGAGTCACTGTACAAAACTTGCAGGTATTAAAAGTGATCGCGGAGCATAACCTTCTTTTGATCAAAGGTTCTATCCCGGGTTGCAAAGGTTCAATCGTATTAATTGAGAAATAA